CCTTGACGGAGGAAATTTCATCGTTAGAGCTGAAACGTCAAACCTTGTTTGCGCGACTCAAACACTTGGAGGAAGAAAACTTgtccaacaaaaaaaaatcccTTGATCCAATCAAGATTTTCACCCAACAACCTTTTCAAGCTCCTTCTCTCAACTTTGAACGTCTCTCGggcatttcctttttcattcctcATGACCCAGAAGAGCAAtctagaaaaaaattgcttgtaaaagatccaaaaaattttcaCATTGGTTCTGCCCCTTTGATTCCTCTCTTGGGTGTCCGGTTTGATTTTATGATGCATCCCATGCAAACCATGTTTCCTTCTCCAACCTCCGATTCTTCCTTCCAATACGTCCCTGTCAATGGAAACACCTTTGAAGCTCCTCATTACATTATTTTCCGTGTTTTTGAGGACGCCCTTTCCCTTTACAAATACACCATCCCAAACTTTTTTCGTCTAGACGCCTGGGCCGACGACTATTTGACCTCAAAGCACCCTGATCGACTGCGTCTCTTTCTCTGGAGAGTTCATAAATTACTTACTGCCCATGCTTGCCGAAAAAATCTACTTTCGCAACTCAACGACACTTTTCAAGAACACGCTTCTATACAAATCTCCGCTGATTTGACTTACACTCACGTTGAAATCAACATACAAGATCAATGGAAGGCCAgattcttttgctttatgGACTCGACCCGCATCCAACGTTGTCAAATCTTTGAATGCCGTCCTACATGGCACAGGGATTACACTATGGAAGCAACTCTCCTTTCTGAGGATGTATGGTTAGATATTTTACatagaaaaatcaaaacattCGTCTAATCAAAAGTAATTTACCTTTCTCGTCATCCCACTTTTCCAACATTGTTTCCTTGAACCGTATGGGGTATTCTAGCAAAACAAACTTGGCGTACCCAGTCGTACCCGTACTGAAccccaaaaccaaaaccaagCTACGCATAAACTTacatctttcttttttttttgtctcttTCCTGGACTCACTTTAGGTTTCGCCTTGGTTTCAATCGTTTTGCAAGTTGTGTTTCCAATTGTTGCTTAATTCTATCCATTCGCCTTCGATTTTCAGCAAAATACTCTACTGTTCTTTTAATAAGCCATGTCATATACTCTTTTGTCACAAATAATTGGATCCTTTCAGACGTGTCTACAACTCCAATAGGAACGTCAATCTTTAGACTCGTCCGAATCGCTACAATGTACTTATTTGTGCTTCCTTGAATCCCTGTCTCTCGAAACCCACAGCTCATCGCTACTCGTTGCAAGTGCTGAGCTGTCTCCAAGGATCGAGTTTGGACATGCAAAATCATCGGCTCGAACGCAAACTGAATCTCCCTGGATCCTTCAGGCGGTGCTTCCGGCACTTTCCCATAATCAACATTTTCTACGTCAAAGGGTGTAGGCAATTCTGTGCATGGTTCGTGAGATACGAAAAGCCAGTAACCACCTCCTTTTCTGGACGTTAATCCTTGTACATAGACAGAAATTCTTCCAGAACACGAACTTGTCGTAACCCAATCTGGGTGTGAGTTTATCACATCCAGTAATGGAAAAATAGGGCTATCTGGATTTCCTTTAGGAGAAGCGTCCGGCAAGGAAGAAGTCAATTCTTTCAgaatttgttctttttgattatcAAACGTTTCTAATTGATTGTTGGGATCCATCCTTATTTACAGTATAGCAAAAACCAATCTGAAACTGGTTTTGCTTGTGGTGGAAATTTTGGTTAGGGCTTTCTTCAAGTGTACAATACATTTTGTTCAAAGATCgaatatttattcttaAACTAAGGTCAGGGCTTTAAATTTAGGttcaaatcaaaaataaaaaactacTCAggtgttttttttctattattttCTTGCCAAAACCTATCTATGAATTAGGAACTTGATGCTCAAAGTTAGACCTTCGTTTTCATTCCTAGTTCGTTTACGACTTTACatattgcttttgttttaagtTATAGAGCTTTcttacaaaaatgaaacgaTTTGGTCAGAAAACACAATCAAAAGATACCAATGTGAAAAGGTCGAAATTCGCCGATGCTAGACATATTCAAGTAGAATCTCCTGCGTTGAAGAATGGTGCTGTCGATATAAAACGGTTTGTAGAATCCAGGTCCTTTGAGATTTCTGCCTTACAAGATGCTATGCATCGGTCGAAACACTCAAGTGCTCAACGAGCCTTTCAAGCTCTTCCACGATGTCTGAGAAGACGTGCGGCTTCCCacaatataaaaagaatccCAAAGGCCCTACGGGATCGTGCTTATTATGAAATGCAGCTAAGTTCTTCTGCAACAACCCCCGTTACCCCTTCCAAGCAACGCCTAAAGAGATTTATAAAACGACTTCATAGAAAGTTAGCTCGCCACGGTAGTAGTCCTAAAATTACAAACTCTGGACAGCTACAAACAGAGCACTCAACTGAAAATTCTAGGATCCCATTACTGCCTGCAGTGAAGTTAGTAAACGGAAAATTTGCTGGACGGCAATTACGAAAAGTTTGGTTACCGACTCACCTTTGGACTGCCAAACGTGCCCACATGATGAACGCATGGGGTTATGCAATACCGGAGAGTCCAACTGAAAAGTCTTATCGACCTACCCACAGAGctgctttttgtttgaatgCCATTGCATTTGATATGTCTTATCAACCATTATTTGCTATTACTGGACCTCTAAGAGTTTTACAAGAAACATTTGGAGATTGCTTTACCACAGGACTACCTAGTGCATACACAAAAACTTATCGTTCGTTCAATAGTTATGTCAAAAATTCACAAACAAACGAGCTTTTATGTCCTTGTTTATTACAATGGCATAATCCTAGCGAAGATTGCAAAACTAAATTTCCGATCCGCAATAATGGAAGTGCAGTTCAACTAGTTGTCCGACTCCATGCTTCTGCTTTTTTAGATGCATGGAACCATTTATCAAGCATTGCTGTTGTAGATGATCAAATTGCTATGCACGATTGGAGATTGCAATTGGCTTCTTTTGACATTTTGGGTCCTGATGCTAATGTAGTTCTTCATGACATTTTTCCAGACGTTCAATCTtcagaaaaaagaacatgGGAATCAGTGTCTAAATTACCTACTACTTCTCTTCCATTTGGCGCATCTATCGATTTCGATGCCCCGTTGGTAAATCATGAATCTGAATTGAGACAAGAAGGAAACgggaaaaaaaaagataataaagaaagtaaaagcaATGAAGCTCCAGACAGCGAATTTGGTTTATTGTGGGACAAACATGAAACACCTTCttttaatgtttttaattatgtacaacagaaaaaagacttACCGCTGAACGTTCAAAAGGACTTAGTGCCTGTTTACTTAACCCATCAACCAAAGTGGAATGGGGTAACTGTTATATTACCTTGGGAGGCAgcgaaatttttttggcaGAAATTAATGTTTCGGAAAGGTGTACGATTTGGAGGACTGAAGAATTTACATCAAATTGCtttcgaaaaaaagatgCCTTTCTTTCCTGCTGATTATCCTGATACAAAGAGTGGTCAGGCATATGAGGTTCAACGAAAGCAACGTAACGAGGAATACTGGAGGAGACGGCCACCAGCAAAAAGAGtgaactttgaaaattttgggAAGAATTTCTCTGAGATTGGTGACCCATTTAGTTGTGATTGGGATTGCTTCCGGGATGATTCACACTCCAATACCATAGAACGAACTGCTCAGTTCTTCAAAAGAGTTGAAGTTCGAATGGTGCAAAGAGGTGCTTTACACGATCGGGCTCGAGTTTATAGTATAGATCACGGCAAAATTGATGTTTGGAAAAAACTGATTTACGACAAAAAGATAACAGCGGAGGCTGCTGAATATCCTCCTTGTCCGGAGACTGATGCATTATGTGGCTTTGTGACAACTGCAAATTTTAATCTCACTGCTGGCAGGCCTTCAGGCATCGCTACTATAAAATCTGGAGTGCTGGATGGAGAATCCCAAGGCTATTGCCTTATTCGTAATGTGGGCTGCTCTATCCCTCGATTGGCTCAATGGAAGATATTGCTTTAAATCATCTATTAGCGATAAAGTTGTATTTCTGTGGGCTCTTTGTACTCCGTTCAATCCTTTCTATAGATTACTTCCTATCGCCCAGTCTTCCATTTAGAGAAAGCATAGCGCTGAGATGGGTGATTCCGGTAGAAGGAAAACTAGGTGTATAGcttaattcatttttgagTATAGGCAAACTAATTAAGAAGTAATGGCTTTCGATATCAGATCCCTTAATCAACAATACTACCAATTTACGACGAAAGCACATACGAGACAGACATTCATTGATAAATGTAGATGAAAAAGGGAACTTTTTTTAAGCAACTTGGTCATACATTCTGCAATGGTTTTAAATTTCGTATCTTGCTTCTTTTACCTTCTCTTTTCCTACATCATATTAAAGCTTTAAAAGGATTCAGTACCGTGCAATATGCAAACACTTCTTagcgaaaatgaaaatgctTCCTTATTTGTGATTTCTTTATAGAACAGGAAAACGACGTTTGTCGTTTGCCAGAATCCCAAAGGCTCATTAAACCATTTACAAGATCTTCCATTTGGCCTTGGATTTGCACTACTTTGAGAGAATGGAAGGTATTATATTAGCCTCAGCGGCAATCGCGACTGTTTACATTGGCTCAGAATGGTCAACACGCGAAACAAATCCAGAAGAAAAGCACACGATAAATAAGAAGCTTGCAGCATTGTTCCCTGTGTTTGGCGGACTTACCCTTGTGGGTATGTATCTGATTCTTCGTTattatggaaaagaatatatCCAGCTTATTTTGCAGGGCTATGGCAGTTTTGCAGCAGCCATGTGCTTTTTGCGGACCCTGAATCCCAAGTCTACGCTCGGAAAATCGTTTAGTGTACTGTTGACAGCTGCAATTACTTTCCACTatgtaaaaacaaagcacTGGTTCACTTCCAACTTGCTTGCATGGACTCTGGCAGCCAATTCTATTAGTATGATGCGGATTGACTCTTTTGCTACTGGAGCCGTTCTTCTAGCTTGTCTGTTTGTATACGACATTTACTTCGTTTTCGGAACCGATGTCATGGTCACTGTAGCAACTGGAATCGACATTCCAGCGAAATATGTGATTCCCAATTTCACAAAGCCTGGCCGATTCTCTATGCTTGGCTTGGGTGATATCGTTATGCCCGGTCTTATGGTCAGTTTGATGCAACGTTTCGACGTTCACAATGCGCAAACACACAAGGATAAGAATACCACTACCCCCTACTTAAAATGGACCCTTTTTGCTTACACTTTAGGACTTGCTATCACCAACGTCGCCTTATACTATTTCCGTGCTGCTCAACCAGCACTCCTCTACCTTAGCCCTGCCTCTATCCTAGCACCTCTGTTGACTGCTTGGTACCGCAAAGAGCTAACTTCTTTATTTGCCTTTCGCAGTGAAGAGCAGACAGAATCcgataaaaaaaaagatgagtCTACTCtagaaaacaaggaaaattaACTCTCGCATTAGGACTCCTTTTCGGGTTTCAtctttcttactttttttattattcctTATCTTTCCtacctttttgaaaatacttTCCCTTTCATGAACCTGCTTTCCACTTCCTTGTACTATCTTTTTCGTCCTTTAGCACAGTCCATAATAGGACTCGCAAATTCTTTCGTGACATAACACATATCCAAATCCAGTactttcattaaaaaacaatctttGTCTTTAACCACAAGACGAGTTcgttttaaaaatatatcCCAGTTTCTCTGCAATTTAAATTTCTTATCTTTGAAGGGGTCCTTGACGTTTCCGACAGCGCTAAAAATTCTTGCTTACGTTGACTTAATATCAAGTTCTTGGCTCTTCCTTActtattcttttgcttcctgcttttgtttacagaaaaaatacTGGTTTCTTTTCGACATGTTTGGTTTAAcgacaaaaagaatattgACCCTTTTCGCTCGAAAGCGTAATACAGtaattgaagaaaaacttaCAGAATTCATGATTCTTGGTGAAAGAActaataataaacaatttcgATACCAATTGCAAGTCGAAATGGATCCTCCTACCCAAGATCAAATGAGTTTCTTGCTAAATAGTATACAGAAGGAACAAAGCCATTTACTAATTTCGGGAGCTACTTCTGTTCAGGATgcattaaataaatatcaaAGTGATTTCCGAACTTTTCGACGTCCTTGTCTTGTCGACTGGGACAATGGAAAAGTAAGTCCTTATTCCTTACTTCTACAAACTCGGGATCTGAAAGAATTACTGTGATGAATTCCacttttttctactttccTAAACTCGacttgaaaatgaaatggcCCTTGATGAATGTCTCCGTATATTGTACATGTAGTATCACACTGCAATTACACATTGTAtaatagcaaaaaaaaaggtaatattctatttattaagctaaaaaaaaaaaaaaaagccgTTCATGcaaatcaaaatcattCAACAGCGAGAACTCGTGCATTAATAAATACTTTGCGAATTATATAGAAATGTCTCCCTTAAATAAGCGCCCAATTAATATAAGTGATCTCTGATTCATATTCCTCCTTTGCTTCTATCAAGAAAAACGGAGTGTATTATACGCAAGTCACTTTTTCCTTCAGTCGTGTTTGTAAAATCttaaagaaagtaaatgGCACGTTAAAAAGGTCTTCAACCTTTTTACCAGTAAGGGTAAAAAGACATTTTCGACACATTCCATTCACCACTTGTTAATGGCGaatattctttcaaaaaccTTTTCATAGCATCATaagataataaaataaaataaaaaaacaaaaaccaaaatgaaaaccaaaaacataTATAGGAACTGATAACCTATTGTACAGCACAATCATGGACCTCAAATCAGTGCAAACTTACGCACCATGAATGCGTTGATGTCGTCGCATATTACTGCGAACGTTGAAGGCTTTTCCACAACCTACATAATCGCAGACAAATGGACGTTCACCAGTATGGGAATAAGTATGAATCTTTAAACTGGATGGCCTTGAGAAGCCTTGAAGACATTCGGTGCAACGATACCGAATAGTTGAACTTGATATTGCATTGCTTGGTTGGTTTGATTTACGAGAATTTGAATGTCTCCTTGCAATATGCGCTCTCTTGTCAATGGCCGAAGAATCCTTATTAGCTTGGCTTTTTCCATCAGAAGCTCCAGTGATATTAGGATTATTTTGTGCGAGGGTAGCTGCAGCAGAAAGCTCAGAAAGGATAGCATCATGAAAACCATTTGAGTGTGGATACCCTGATTGCGAGGCTGTAGATGCGTTTTCAGGGACAAACCCATTTCGAGATGAAGAATGAACCTCAGGAGTCAATCCAAAATGACTCATGTCTACCGCTCGGTTGGGAGTGTTCTCAGAACGTTGAGGATCTGCTTCGTTTGAGCTGGAACGATTAGCTGGTTCTTGTGCTTCTGTTCCAGTGTGTGAAACGAACGATTCGTGCTCTGAAGGAGCAGGACAACGGACGAATTCATCATTATTTGAATGAGGGTTTAAGCGATTTTGTGAATTCGAATTTTGTGAGCAACCAGGACAAACGAAAGGGAGATAAGGAggttgaaaaggaaacgtTAAAAAGCCATTATTCGGCTGATGCGGCGAGACTGTCGAGCAAGGGTTTGTAGCTGGAGGAATTGAGGGTTGAGCAACTGGATCGACATGTTGTGAGTGTTGTGAGTGTTGCGAGTGCTGAGAATGCTGATCAGCGGGTTTGGAAGGCTGATGCTGGTGTACAGCAGCAACGGCAGCGGCTTCATTCGCTTTTGCAAGAAAATATGCATAAGAAAAAGGGTTGTaaggagaaagaaaacttggAGGCAGCGGGACATCCGCTGAACTAGAGTTGGGAGGATGATAATGAGGAGATGAAGCGGCAGCTGCTGCCATGATCGCAGGATCTGTCATGGATCCACCCAATATGGTGGAAATGGGAGGAAGTCTATACTGGGCAGAGGAAGGGTTAACCAGAGTAGGGGGTATGTGAGGATGACCATGAACAGTGGTGCAACAACAGAGTGAATTGTTTGCTGAAGGATCCAATTGGCCTTGGGGTAAAGGAACAGAGGAACCAGGCATTGTTGTGACTATATTTTCAagattatttttataattattaACTGGGGGTTGTCTGTGGACATCCTCGGGATTCAACTGTGTGTTGGGAGGTGCAAAAGAAGGGCCAACAACATGAGGGTACGGGCAAGCAGGAGGGACCGAAGCAGACTGCTGATTGCTTGTAGTATTTactttggaagaaggatTTGTAGAAGCGAATGAGGTAGTGCCCTGAACCCCACCAGTGCGTTCGGCGGCAGGAGTTTCCGTCGACATTGTGTAGAATACGCACACTAGAGaatatgtaaaaaaaagaaaagttttagGCTGAAGAAGTAAAAGGAAGGATAATAAGTGTTTTTCAATACCTTTTCGATAccttttcgaaaaaaaaaaatgaggGACAAGATAAAATAGACTGCACTTGCACaatcaaggaaaaaggTGGAAGAGAAGAGAACCGACTatctaaagaaaacacaCACAAAGATGTATTTcctaaacaaaagaagaattaaatatgaaaaagacaCCGAACAGACCCACGAAGGTTGACAAATAGGTTGGTTTGCTATCCTAACGGAGGCAAGTTCGCTTTTCCCCCGATAAGACTGATGAATCAGAAAATCtgaataataaaatataataaataaataatgtTGCTactccttttttcttccagtACAAAAAAAGCCACCACTTAAGCCACGAATGAGTTATGAGGATTTAACTATGGTCCTTTGAAAACGAATTCCAAACTTCTGAAAAAGTCTTCTCACAACGAcctaaaaataaaacaagttGAATGAATAAGATGATAGATGATTGGACCTAGGAACGCAATGGGAAATTGACAAGCTGAGGCAACAAATGTAGCTAACCGCTCTCGACGAAGGCAATTTGCGAACCCACAACCGGGTTTCTATTAGATTTATCTTTGATTTTACCTGAATGGATGGATgatcttttaatttttgttttattccTAGTAGACGAAATATTCCTAAGGTCAATGCACTTTCGCCGGTTATGAAGTAGTCATGCACTTTGGTGTTACTACTTTGATTGCCATGCCTAAATGGATCGACGCTTGTTACTTATCTTGTACCTTTAATGAAGTATAAGGTGTTGTCGATCATCGGTTAATCAGCCgatcttctttgtttatggaaatttcaaaaacaaaaataaaatgtaaatttatataaattcTCCTATATTCAATAGAGCTCATGCAACCAATGTGTGGGAGGTCtaaaaatccaaataaaCCTTGTAAGCGCTCAAAGAACGAATTTCCTGTCAAAACCTaaggaagaagataaaTTCAGGCAGTTGTTGATCTGCTTGAATTTTGTAAtgctttcgttttcttctttctcttttctttctctatTTAGTGTAAATATTGTACTCCTCTTATACGGCATTTAGTATTCCTTCATCAACAAAGGGTACTGTGGTAGAACGGTTTAGCACTGCAAAAGGTTCTAGGTTCGTGTCACTGTATGTACTGAAAAGTGCGCGGTAGGAGAGTGGAACTCCGACGGGCTCATAACCCGTAGGTCCCAGGATCGAAACCTGGCCGcgcaattctttttttatttttcacttttcattttttgtgCTGGTTGAAATTCCCGATGCTTTCGTGCGATTTCGAAGTTCGTTGACATGGCATCCTTTGGATTCTTCTACGATTGTCTGTACGGAAGATGCATACTATTATTTGCTTGTAGTTACCGCTAGTCTTTGtaaatgaaatagaaacaaaGCATACAGCTTGAAAGTGATGAATCACAATGGTTCATCTTGCTGCTTCCACGCAAACGTCTACTGAAACAAATTACTTTACAGAAATAAAgaggaattgaaaaacattgACTTGAGATTTTTGAACACTATTTTTTCAGCGTACGCTGGGTCTAGCACGAATGTGTCtagttttaaaaaaaccCGTTTGGCGCAAATCTCCCATGCTAGTCAATAAACTGTTTCCGATAATCCCTTGATATCATGAAACAGTGTATCCAAACTATTACCGATCTGGATTTGATTGATTCCCTATTGTAAGGAACCAAACaataatcaaaaaagaaccaTACCTATTACAACCCATACCCAATCCTTTTGCAACCTTCAACGCTCAAAATGTAACCGTCTTCTTTACTGGTTTGGAAGATGGTTTTGGTGCAGCGGGCTTGGTGACTTCCCTTGCATATTCGTGATAGACATCTTCATCAGCGCCTGTAGTACCTGCAGTAGCCAAAACATGTCCGTGATTGACATCTTCCTTGCGTACTTGATCACAGTCCTTAACATAATGATGTACAGATCCACAAAGCTTGCAACCACCCCCTTTAGGGTACAGACCGTGGGGATTCTTCTCGCATTGACCAGCCAAATGTCCTTTTCCGTGGCAAATAAAGCAAACCGCAAACTTCAACGGTCCCTTTTTGGGACAGGCATTCAAAGAATGATCTTTGCTTCCACAGCGGAAACATATGGAGACGTCCGATTTCGCCTCAGGGCAGTTTTGCACTATGTGGCCTGGTTTTCTGCATGCAAAGCAAAACTTGTCCTTATATCTCatattttgtcttttgatTCTGCGATGCTCTGAACGGCCCTTTCGCTGTTGTTGATCCGGTTTCGAACCTGTTCGGTtgttcgttttcttttcagacTCTCCAATGAAGGCATCACCGTTTTCATTTGGCTTGACATCTTTCGCAGCTTCAACTGGTTTGGCTTCATAAGGTGTCGCCTCCAAGAACTTTTTCCTCTTACCCATGTTTGTGATTCGCGCCATCTTTTAAGagtaaaaatgaatataaaCCTAAAATCTGTTAGATCCTATAATGACCAAGACGAAACCTAAAAGATACTGCTAATTGTCACGAAAAATCCACTTTCCAAACTTCAATTTCCATTGCCTTTTCCACAATATCTAATAGAATGGATGTAATTACTAACCTGTTTgttgttcttttctattctttcAATTATATATCGTCTCCTTTGAGCAAATGTagtattttgcttttagcCAGAAAAATTTCATAGATTATTCATTCCTTTCAAGTAACACAGAATCGCTTTCAAAAAGACATCAAAATTGTGTACGGCTCtatcgttcattttctttattttctatgTTTATAGTATTTAAAATTTATGCCCTTACTCTTTTTGGATCCATAACCCATAAGTATAACAAATTCTGATTTACTTGACATTCGATAACCATTCACTTTTCTCTGGTAAATTAGCTTGAGTCATTCGTacaattttaatttttatgatGGTTTCAAATTTctgtcttttttattttattttatttttttgatatttctttgtttaatCTTGTTTACCAAAGAAATCTTGGCTTGACGATTGAAGTAACATGGGTGACACCAATGGCTAAAGTGTAGGTTAGAAGCAACGT
The nucleotide sequence above comes from Schizosaccharomyces osmophilus chromosome 3, complete sequence. Encoded proteins:
- the ypf1 gene encoding intramembrane aspartyl protease of the perinuclear ER membrane Ypf1 → MEGIILASAAIATVYIGSEWSTRETNPEEKHTINKKLAALFPVFGGLTLVGMYLILRYYGKEYIQLILQGYGSFAAAMCFLRTLNPKSTLGKSFSVLLTAAITFHYVKTKHWFTSNLLAWTLAANSISMMRIDSFATGAVLLACLFVYDIYFVFGTDVMVTVATGIDIPAKYVIPNFTKPGRFSMLGLGDIVMPGLMVSLMQRFDVHNAQTHKDKNTTTPYLKWTLFAYTLGLAITNVALYYFRAAQPALLYLSPASILAPLLTAWYRKELTSLFAFRSEEQTESDKKKDESTLENKEN
- a CDS encoding zf-CCHC type zinc finger protein, ZCCHC9-like protein, implicated in mRNA splicing, with product MARITNMGKRKKFLEATPYEAKPVEAAKDVKPNENGDAFIGESEKKTNNRTGSKPDQQQRKGRSEHRRIKRQNMRYKDKFCFACRKPGHIVQNCPEAKSDVSICFRCGSKDHSLNACPKKGPLKFAVCFICHGKGHLAGQCEKNPHGLYPKGGGCKLCGSVHHYVKDCDQVRKEDVNHGHVLATAGTTGADEDVYHEYAREVTKPAAPKPSSKPVKKTVTF
- the tyw3 gene encoding wybutosine biosynthesis protein Tyw3, with the translated sequence MDPNNQLETFDNQKEQILKELTSSLPDASPKGNPDSPIFPLLDVINSHPDWVTTSSCSGRISVYVQGLTSRKGGGYWLFVSHEPCTELPTPFDVENVDYGKVPEAPPEGSREIQFAFEPMILHVQTRSLETAQHLQRVAMSCGFRETGIQGSTNKYIVAIRTSLKIDVPIGVVDTSERIQLFVTKEYMTWLIKRTVEYFAENRRRMDRIKQQLETQLAKRLKPRRNLK
- the mal2 gene encoding CENP-O-like protein Mal2; translated protein: MHRMSSKDHDDQDTLTEEISSLELKRQTLFARLKHLEEENLSNKKKSLDPIKIFTQQPFQAPSLNFERLSGISFFIPHDPEEQSRKKLLVKDPKNFHIGSAPLIPLLGVRFDFMMHPMQTMFPSPTSDSSFQYVPVNGNTFEAPHYIIFRVFEDALSLYKYTIPNFFRLDAWADDYLTSKHPDRLRLFLWRVHKLLTAHACRKNLLSQLNDTFQEHASIQISADLTYTHVEINIQDQWKARFFCFMDSTRIQRCQIFECRPTWHRDYTMEATLLSEDVWLDILHRKIKTFV
- the loz1 gene encoding DNA-binding transcription factor zf-C2H2 type encodes the protein MSTETPAAERTGGVQGTTSFASTNPSSKVNTTSNQQSASVPPACPYPHVVGPSFAPPNTQLNPEDVHRQPPVNNYKNNLENIVTTMPGSSVPLPQGQLDPSANNSLCCCTTVHGHPHIPPTLVNPSSAQYRLPPISTILGGSMTDPAIMAAAAASSPHYHPPNSSSADVPLPPSFLSPYNPFSYAYFLAKANEAAAVAAVHQHQPSKPADQHSQHSQHSQHSQHVDPVAQPSIPPATNPCSTVSPHQPNNGFLTFPFQPPYLPFVCPGCSQNSNSQNRLNPHSNNDEFVRCPAPSEHESFVSHTGTEAQEPANRSSSNEADPQRSENTPNRAVDMSHFGLTPEVHSSSRNGFVPENASTASQSGYPHSNGFHDAILSELSAAATLAQNNPNITGASDGKSQANKDSSAIDKRAHIARRHSNSRKSNQPSNAISSSTIRYRCTECLQGFSRPSSLKIHTYSHTGERPFVCDYVGCGKAFNVRSNMRRHQRIHGA
- a CDS encoding mitochondrial thioredoxin-related protein is translated as MFGLTTKRILTLFARKRNTVIEEKLTEFMILGERTNNKQFRYQLQVEMDPPTQDQMSFLLNSIQKEQSHLLISGATSVQDALNKYQSDFRTFRRPCLVDWDNGKVSPYSLLLQTRDLKELL
- the pop100 gene encoding RNase P and RNase MRP subunit Pop100, with amino-acid sequence MKRFGQKTQSKDTNVKRSKFADARHIQVESPALKNGAVDIKRFVESRSFEISALQDAMHRSKHSSAQRAFQALPRCLRRRAASHNIKRIPKALRDRAYYEMQLSSSATTPVTPSKQRLKRFIKRLHRKLARHGSSPKITNSGQLQTEHSTENSRIPLLPAVKLVNGKFAGRQLRKVWLPTHLWTAKRAHMMNAWGYAIPESPTEKSYRPTHRAAFCLNAIAFDMSYQPLFAITGPLRVLQETFGDCFTTGLPSAYTKTYRSFNSYVKNSQTNELLCPCLLQWHNPSEDCKTKFPIRNNGSAVQLVVRLHASAFLDAWNHLSSIAVVDDQIAMHDWRLQLASFDILGPDANVVLHDIFPDVQSSEKRTWESVSKLPTTSLPFGASIDFDAPLVNHESELRQEGNGKKKDNKESKSNEAPDSEFGLLWDKHETPSFNVFNYVQQKKDLPLNVQKDLVPVYLTHQPKWNGVTVILPWEAAKFFWQKLMFRKGVRFGGLKNLHQIAFEKKMPFFPADYPDTKSGQAYEVQRKQRNEEYWRRRPPAKRVNFENFGKNFSEIGDPFSCDWDCFRDDSHSNTIERTAQFFKRVEVRMVQRGALHDRARVYSIDHGKIDVWKKLIYDKKITAEAAEYPPCPETDALCGFVTTANFNLTAGRPSGIATIKSGVLDGESQGYCLIRNVGCSIPRLAQWKILL